A region of Heteronotia binoei isolate CCM8104 ecotype False Entrance Well chromosome 2, APGP_CSIRO_Hbin_v1, whole genome shotgun sequence DNA encodes the following proteins:
- the TLE5 gene encoding TLE family member 5 isoform X2: MMFPQSRHSGSSHLPQQLKFTTSDSCDRIKDEFQLLQAQYHSLKLECDKLASEKSEMQRHYVMYYEMSYGLNIEMHKQAEIVKRLNGICAQVLPYLSQEHQQQVLGAIERAKQVTAPELNSIIRQLQAHQLSQLQALALPLTPLPVGLQPPSLPTVSASTGLLSLSALGSQAHLSKEDKNGHDGDAHQDDDGEKSD, translated from the exons GGTTCCTCTCATCTGCCTCAGCAGTTGAAATTCACAACATCAGATTCCTGCGACCGGATTAAAGATGAATTCCAGCTGCTCCAGGCGCAGTACCACAG CCTGAAGTTGGAATGCGATAAGCTTGCAAGTGAGAAATCGGAGATGCAACGCCATTATGTCATG TATTATGAGATGTCCTATGGACTCAATATCGAAATGCACAAACAG GCTGAAATTGTCAAGCGGTTAAATGGTATTTGTGCCCAGGTGTTGCCGTACCTTTCGCAAGAG cATCAGCAGCAGGTCCTTGGCGCCATCGAGCGAGCAAAGCAGGTGACGGCACCAGAGCTGAACTCCATCATCCGG CAGCTCCAGGCTCATCAGCTGTCCCAGCTCCAAGCTCTCGCCCTGCCCTTGACTCCACTGCCGGTAGGGCTGCAGCCCCCCTCTCTTCCCACCGTCAGCGCCAGCACTGGCCTCCTCTCTCTGTCTGCCCTGGGATCGCAAGCTCACCTGTCCAAGGAGGACAAGAACGGCCATGATGGGGATGCCCACCAAGATGACGATGGGGAGAAATCGGATTAg
- the TLE5 gene encoding TLE family member 5 isoform X1, whose product MMFPQSRHSGSSHLPQQLKFTTSDSCDRIKDEFQLLQAQYHSLKLECDKLASEKSEMQRHYVMYYEMSYGLNIEMHKQAEIVKRLNGICAQVLPYLSQEHQQQVLGAIERAKQVTAPELNSIIRQQLQAHQLSQLQALALPLTPLPVGLQPPSLPTVSASTGLLSLSALGSQAHLSKEDKNGHDGDAHQDDDGEKSD is encoded by the exons GGTTCCTCTCATCTGCCTCAGCAGTTGAAATTCACAACATCAGATTCCTGCGACCGGATTAAAGATGAATTCCAGCTGCTCCAGGCGCAGTACCACAG CCTGAAGTTGGAATGCGATAAGCTTGCAAGTGAGAAATCGGAGATGCAACGCCATTATGTCATG TATTATGAGATGTCCTATGGACTCAATATCGAAATGCACAAACAG GCTGAAATTGTCAAGCGGTTAAATGGTATTTGTGCCCAGGTGTTGCCGTACCTTTCGCAAGAG cATCAGCAGCAGGTCCTTGGCGCCATCGAGCGAGCAAAGCAGGTGACGGCACCAGAGCTGAACTCCATCATCCGG CAGCAGCTCCAGGCTCATCAGCTGTCCCAGCTCCAAGCTCTCGCCCTGCCCTTGACTCCACTGCCGGTAGGGCTGCAGCCCCCCTCTCTTCCCACCGTCAGCGCCAGCACTGGCCTCCTCTCTCTGTCTGCCCTGGGATCGCAAGCTCACCTGTCCAAGGAGGACAAGAACGGCCATGATGGGGATGCCCACCAAGATGACGATGGGGAGAAATCGGATTAg